GTGGATGCCACAACAACCCATAAAGATACCGGTTTCAGCTTGGGTGATTGCGTAAATGCAATTGCCCATCTCGCCTTTTCGCACGCGCTCGACAAAATCCACGGCATTTTCGCGGGTGTATGGATGAGGCATACGGGCGAGCATAGTCGAGACGCGGGCGTTATTGGCAAGATAGGAAATTGCATCCACGTCTTCGGTATGTGGCGGGCGGAGAACCAGCCTGTCCGTGACGAGGACGGGGCAATCTAACTGATCTGCTAATCCAGGCGAGAGATCAGCATAACTGGCCTCCCGCTCGCTACAGCTCTCGTAATATTCTTCTTCTAAAACTTCGACGACCATTTGTCTGTCCTCCAGATGCAAAAAGGGAAGATGGTTGTCCCATCTTCCCTTCGATCTTTAGGCTGGTCGCCATATATACCGGGTCCAATGGGACGCCGGT
The Ochrobactrum sp. BTU1 DNA segment above includes these coding regions:
- a CDS encoding GNAT family N-acetyltransferase, translating into MVVEVLEEEYYESCSEREASYADLSPGLADQLDCPVLVTDRLVLRPPHTEDVDAISYLANNARVSTMLARMPHPYTRENAVDFVERVRKGEMGNCIYAITQAETGIFMGCCGIHPHSHGEGLEIGYWLGEPYWGHGFATEAAHALIDLAFRATPIERLHVSCHASNGGSRRVIHKCGFQFSSMGMADSLAAGNVPVERYVLDRRTWIGLRSWQS